From the Opitutia bacterium genome, one window contains:
- a CDS encoding aminoacyl-tRNA hydrolase, with protein MSVTLLAGLGNPGAKYAATRHNLGFMVVDALAAAEGLSWKHEARFEADIARWNVRPGETRWLIKPQTFMNESGRALRKLLDFHKLPAESLAVAYDEINIEIGRVKLSVDGSAGGHNGIASLLGHVGNGFIRYRLGIGSSERPVGMDIADYVLGKFSLSEQTIIDQNLKTFVEGARLLFTSSPAEAMNRLNRRTRHEQA; from the coding sequence ATGTCCGTCACGCTCCTCGCTGGACTGGGCAACCCCGGCGCGAAATACGCCGCCACGCGACACAACCTTGGTTTCATGGTTGTCGATGCGCTGGCCGCGGCCGAAGGGCTCTCGTGGAAACACGAGGCACGCTTCGAGGCCGATATCGCGCGCTGGAATGTCCGACCCGGTGAGACCCGCTGGCTGATCAAGCCGCAGACCTTCATGAACGAGAGTGGCCGCGCCCTGCGCAAGCTGCTCGATTTTCATAAGCTCCCGGCCGAATCGCTCGCGGTGGCCTACGATGAAATCAACATCGAGATCGGCCGCGTGAAACTCTCGGTCGACGGCTCCGCCGGCGGCCACAACGGCATCGCCAGCCTGCTCGGGCACGTCGGCAACGGATTCATCCGTTACCGCCTCGGCATCGGCAGCAGCGAGCGCCCGGTCGGCATGGACATCGCGGATTACGTGCTCGGAAAATTCTCCCTCTCAGAACAAACAATCATCGATCAAAACCTGAAAACGTTCGTCGAAGGCGCCCGCCTGCTCTTCACCAGCAGCCCCGCCGAAGCGATGAACCGCCTCAATCGCAGAACCCGCCATGAACAAGCGTAA
- a CDS encoding 50S ribosomal protein L25, with protein sequence MKKYQLTVTTREGTGRSASRRLRKAEKIPAILYGKHTKPETLSVSSTEFVKLLKDIAGRAALIELKRDAGAAALSFLQEVQRDPITDKYLHVDLQEVKENEKMVINVAVVVVGEASGVKNEGGLLDVATKRLKIRCLPKDLPSFIEVDVTPLKLNESIHVSEIKTVAGVEFLDNPNQAVVLCVEPQEEVAATVAAATPAEGAAAPAAGAAAPAAGDAAAAPAAGAAAAKPGDAKAAAAAPAKDAKAAAPAAKK encoded by the coding sequence ATGAAGAAATACCAACTCACCGTCACGACCCGCGAGGGCACCGGTCGCAGCGCCTCCCGCCGCCTCCGCAAGGCCGAGAAGATTCCGGCCATCCTCTACGGCAAGCACACGAAACCCGAGACTCTGTCGGTTAGCTCGACCGAGTTCGTCAAGCTCCTCAAGGACATCGCCGGCCGCGCCGCGCTGATCGAATTGAAGCGCGATGCCGGCGCCGCCGCTCTCTCCTTCCTCCAGGAAGTCCAGCGCGACCCGATCACCGACAAGTATCTCCACGTCGACCTTCAGGAAGTGAAGGAAAACGAGAAGATGGTCATCAACGTCGCGGTCGTTGTCGTGGGTGAAGCCTCGGGCGTGAAGAACGAAGGCGGCCTCCTCGACGTCGCCACCAAGCGCCTGAAGATCCGCTGCCTCCCGAAGGATCTGCCGTCGTTCATCGAAGTCGACGTCACGCCGCTCAAGCTGAACGAGTCGATCCACGTTTCCGAAATCAAGACGGTCGCCGGCGTCGAGTTCCTCGACAACCCGAACCAAGCCGTCGTCCTCTGCGTTGAGCCGCAGGAAGAAGTCGCTGCCACTGTCGCCGCTGCCACGCCCGCCGAGGGTGCTGCCGCTCCGGCCGCTGGCGCCGCTGCTCCCGCCGCTGGCGATGCTGCCGCTGCTCCCGCTGCGGGCGCCGCTGCCGCCAAGCCCGGCGATGCCAAAGCCGCCGCCGCCGCTCCTGCCAAGGACGCGAAGGCCGCCGCTCCTGCCGCCAAGAAGTAA
- a CDS encoding peptidylprolyl isomerase — protein MKKFAVFVSAAALAAGSVFAQNNAAPAPAAAPAAAPSPVVAPDAVVISANGIAVKRAEFEEAVKGLPQQYQEYALGPGKKQFAEDFLRMKLLSVAGLKAGLDKDPEVVAQLNSLRDQIVASAQLKKMQEAVQVSDEDLRKTYESRKGEFEKAKARHVLIAFKGSPAAQPGKPELTEEQAKAKAEELRAKIEKGEAKFEDVAKTDSDDVGSGATGGLLGEFGRGQMVPEFEQAAFTTEVGKLSPVIRTQYGYHFLKVDERGVTPFEEAKVSLERAERTAKLQAESKKLLEDAKPTFDEAYFGK, from the coding sequence ATGAAGAAATTCGCTGTGTTCGTTTCGGCCGCCGCGCTCGCCGCGGGTTCGGTTTTCGCCCAGAATAACGCCGCGCCGGCTCCCGCCGCCGCGCCCGCTGCCGCTCCGTCACCGGTCGTCGCGCCCGACGCCGTGGTCATCTCGGCCAACGGCATCGCCGTGAAGCGCGCGGAGTTCGAAGAGGCGGTCAAGGGTCTGCCGCAGCAGTATCAGGAATACGCGCTGGGGCCGGGCAAGAAGCAGTTCGCGGAGGACTTCCTGCGCATGAAGCTGCTCTCGGTCGCGGGCCTGAAGGCCGGCCTCGACAAGGATCCGGAAGTCGTCGCCCAGTTGAACAGCCTCCGCGACCAGATCGTGGCGTCCGCGCAGCTGAAGAAGATGCAGGAGGCCGTGCAGGTTTCCGACGAGGACCTCAGGAAGACTTACGAATCGCGCAAGGGCGAGTTCGAGAAGGCGAAGGCTCGCCACGTGTTGATCGCTTTCAAGGGCAGCCCCGCAGCGCAACCCGGCAAACCGGAACTCACCGAGGAGCAGGCCAAGGCCAAGGCCGAGGAACTCCGCGCGAAGATCGAGAAGGGTGAAGCGAAGTTCGAGGACGTCGCGAAGACCGACTCCGACGATGTCGGCTCCGGCGCGACCGGCGGTCTGCTCGGCGAATTCGGCCGCGGCCAGATGGTGCCCGAGTTCGAGCAGGCGGCGTTCACGACCGAAGTCGGCAAGCTCAGCCCGGTCATCCGCACGCAATACGGTTATCATTTCCTCAAGGTCGACGAGCGCGGCGTGACGCCGTTCGAAGAGGCGAAGGTCTCGCTCGAGCGCGCGGAGCGCACCGCGAAGCTGCAGGCCGAGAGCAAGAAGCTGCTCGAAGACGCCAAGCCGACTTTCGACGAAGCGTATTTCGGCAAGTAA
- a CDS encoding RNA polymerase sigma factor: MTNLCHNRHRWWRRHPSTSLEGGEVIPFADDAPTPDANLEQSEALAALDVAIAGLPHDLRTTLLLHHFERLSYREIAGIVGCSERGVETRLYRARQALRVALRAGEPFASAR; the protein is encoded by the coding sequence TTGACGAATCTCTGCCACAACCGCCACCGCTGGTGGCGTCGTCATCCGTCCACTAGCCTCGAGGGCGGCGAGGTGATTCCGTTTGCGGACGATGCGCCGACGCCGGACGCCAATCTCGAACAAAGCGAGGCGCTCGCCGCGCTCGACGTCGCCATCGCCGGGCTGCCGCACGACCTGCGCACGACTCTTCTGCTGCACCACTTCGAGCGGCTCTCGTATCGCGAGATCGCCGGCATCGTCGGCTGCAGCGAGCGCGGCGTCGAAACCCGCCTCTATCGCGCGCGCCAAGCGTTGCGCGTCGCGCTGCGCGCCGGCGAGCCGTTCGCTTCCGCGCGCTGA
- a CDS encoding TonB family protein, whose protein sequence is MKNHPLFLATFLALLTTGFADVRGLRIKERVDPVFPAEVTLEGLTRGTVHCIIDIDATGKVEDVLITAFTHRSFGRVVREAVRQWRFEPALLDGKPVAAQTALEFTIEGVGCVVTLDNNTYLNQRFEQLLGPTYAFHPFTLRDLDAIPVPQKTVMPFYPTEVAARLRGQVRVDFFIDETGRVRVPLAQPDAPAELAAAAMNAVRQWQFAPPLRRGDPVLVRASQEFHFSP, encoded by the coding sequence ATGAAAAATCACCCGCTATTTCTCGCCACGTTCCTCGCGCTGCTCACCACCGGCTTCGCCGATGTGCGGGGCTTGCGCATCAAGGAACGCGTCGATCCGGTTTTCCCCGCCGAGGTGACGCTCGAGGGACTCACGCGCGGCACGGTGCACTGCATCATCGACATCGACGCGACCGGCAAGGTCGAGGACGTGCTCATCACCGCCTTCACGCACCGGTCGTTCGGTCGCGTGGTGCGCGAGGCGGTGCGCCAATGGCGTTTCGAGCCCGCGTTGCTCGACGGCAAGCCGGTCGCCGCGCAGACGGCGCTCGAGTTCACCATCGAGGGCGTCGGCTGCGTCGTGACGCTCGACAACAACACCTACCTCAACCAGCGCTTCGAGCAGTTGCTCGGCCCGACTTACGCGTTCCACCCGTTCACGCTGCGCGATCTCGATGCGATCCCGGTGCCGCAAAAGACGGTGATGCCGTTCTATCCGACCGAGGTCGCCGCGCGCCTCCGCGGCCAGGTGCGGGTCGACTTCTTCATCGACGAAACCGGACGCGTCCGCGTGCCGCTCGCGCAGCCCGACGCGCCGGCCGAACTCGCCGCCGCCGCCATGAACGCGGTGCGCCAGTGGCAATTCGCTCCACCGCTCCGTCGCGGCGATCCGGTGCTCGTCCGCGCCAGCCAGGAGTTCCACTTCAGTCCGTGA
- a CDS encoding chemotaxis protein — MSSSRTLTIGRRIALGFTLVFVLLGAIAVVAWIALGASGRKLTEYAGSARETNTAAGLAAAMIEVKLQVNEYLAVSDATHAQAYKGAKQKLDQEMAAAAKIINDPARSAQLAEASGLLVKYDEAFQKIVATTGKLDAVVADQFTPRGDEIAAGLQKVLGDAKNNGDMNGAFKVSNALKAYFESSSLANSFMLTSRVDYAQAAKKSIATVADSIVKMQHDQEELVKLDASLKDENKDALLKSLAIAAGAYSSALDEIIAAKQDRNKLITEQLNKIAPQFTAALVRVKDSVVEFQASLEGRMRTEQRRNEIQVLTFTAAGCIGGILAAWFVIRSITRPISVIADQLAAESAQTHTAALKVAEVSTQMSDGASRQAASLEESSASLHEMASMTQRNSEGAQSAKGLAAEARATADAGARDMAAMRSAMGAIQSSSSEISKIIKTIDEIAFQTNILALNAAVEAARAGEAGAGFAVVAEEVRNLAQRSAQAAKETAAKIADASSKSEQGAQISSQVAASLDSIVQKIRQLDEMVGSIAQASHEQSEGIGQLNQAVAGMDQITQANAALAQQSASSAEELQGQSAQVRAAVEELMHMVHGDAQRQSLTAPVHAAKSKGKPAAKVAAAATTEAPAIVSPRLHGGAPAAKAEVSESHFID, encoded by the coding sequence ATGTCGTCCTCCCGCACTCTCACCATCGGGCGCCGCATTGCGCTCGGTTTCACCCTCGTGTTCGTGCTTCTGGGCGCGATCGCCGTAGTGGCGTGGATCGCCCTCGGGGCCTCCGGCCGCAAACTCACGGAATACGCCGGCAGCGCGCGAGAGACCAACACCGCCGCCGGCCTCGCCGCCGCGATGATCGAGGTCAAGCTGCAGGTTAACGAATACCTCGCCGTCTCCGACGCCACGCACGCGCAGGCCTACAAAGGCGCCAAGCAAAAGCTCGATCAGGAAATGGCCGCGGCCGCCAAGATCATCAACGATCCGGCGCGCTCCGCCCAGCTGGCTGAGGCCTCCGGCTTGCTCGTGAAATACGACGAGGCCTTCCAGAAGATCGTCGCCACCACCGGCAAACTCGACGCGGTCGTCGCGGATCAGTTCACCCCGCGCGGTGACGAGATCGCCGCCGGCCTCCAGAAGGTCCTCGGCGACGCCAAGAACAACGGCGACATGAACGGCGCCTTCAAGGTGTCCAACGCCCTCAAGGCCTACTTCGAGAGCTCCAGCCTCGCGAATTCCTTCATGCTCACCTCGCGCGTCGACTACGCGCAGGCCGCCAAGAAGAGCATCGCCACCGTCGCCGACTCCATCGTGAAGATGCAGCACGATCAGGAGGAACTCGTGAAACTCGACGCCTCCCTGAAGGACGAGAACAAGGACGCACTCCTGAAGTCCCTCGCCATCGCCGCCGGCGCCTACTCCTCCGCCCTCGACGAGATCATCGCCGCCAAGCAGGACCGCAACAAGCTGATCACCGAACAGCTCAACAAGATTGCCCCGCAATTCACCGCCGCCCTCGTTCGCGTGAAGGACTCGGTCGTCGAGTTCCAGGCTTCGCTCGAAGGCCGCATGCGCACCGAGCAGCGCCGCAACGAAATCCAGGTGCTCACCTTCACCGCCGCGGGCTGCATCGGCGGCATCCTCGCCGCGTGGTTCGTCATCCGCAGCATCACCCGCCCGATTTCCGTCATCGCCGACCAGCTCGCCGCCGAGTCCGCGCAGACCCACACCGCAGCGCTGAAAGTCGCAGAGGTCTCCACGCAGATGTCCGACGGCGCGAGCCGACAGGCCGCCTCGCTTGAGGAAAGCAGCGCCTCGCTGCACGAGATGGCGAGCATGACGCAGCGCAACTCCGAGGGCGCGCAATCCGCCAAGGGCCTCGCCGCCGAGGCGCGCGCCACCGCCGACGCCGGCGCTCGCGACATGGCCGCCATGCGCTCCGCCATGGGTGCCATCCAGTCGTCGTCCTCCGAAATTTCCAAGATCATCAAGACGATCGACGAGATCGCCTTCCAGACGAACATCCTCGCGCTCAACGCCGCGGTCGAAGCCGCCCGTGCCGGTGAGGCCGGCGCCGGTTTTGCGGTCGTCGCCGAGGAAGTCCGCAACCTCGCCCAGCGCTCCGCGCAAGCCGCCAAGGAAACCGCCGCCAAGATCGCGGACGCCTCCTCCAAGAGCGAGCAAGGCGCGCAGATCAGCAGCCAGGTTGCCGCCAGCCTCGACTCGATCGTCCAGAAGATCCGCCAGCTCGACGAAATGGTCGGCTCCATCGCCCAAGCCTCGCACGAGCAGAGCGAGGGCATCGGCCAGCTCAACCAAGCCGTCGCCGGCATGGATCAAATCACGCAGGCCAACGCCGCGCTCGCGCAGCAATCCGCCAGCTCTGCCGAGGAACTCCAGGGCCAGTCCGCGCAGGTCCGCGCGGCCGTCGAGGAACTCATGCACATGGTGCACGGCGACGCCCAGCGTCAGTCGTTGACCGCCCCGGTCCACGCCGCGAAGTCGAAAGGCAAGCCGGCGGCCAAGGTCGCCGCGGCCGCGACCACCGAAGCCCCCGCGATCGTGAGCCCGCGCCTGCACGGCGGCGCGCCGGCCGCGAAGGCCGAAGTTTCCGAGTCGCACTTCATCGACTGA
- a CDS encoding energy transducer TonB, translating to MKAKSLILLSAALVFGSLPVMADEGLEAPVPVRMVPPKFPPEMRREGTGGVVTVKCVIDEKGNVTEPQVEKASNDAFVQPALDALRKWKFKPAKKAGTPIALKVSIPIQFSISDD from the coding sequence ATGAAAGCCAAATCCCTGATTCTTTTGTCGGCCGCCCTCGTGTTCGGTTCTTTGCCGGTGATGGCGGATGAAGGCCTCGAAGCCCCCGTGCCCGTTCGCATGGTGCCACCCAAGTTCCCCCCCGAGATGCGCCGTGAAGGCACCGGCGGCGTCGTCACCGTCAAATGCGTGATCGACGAGAAGGGCAACGTTACCGAGCCGCAGGTCGAGAAGGCCTCGAACGACGCGTTCGTTCAGCCGGCGCTCGACGCCTTGCGCAAATGGAAGTTCAAGCCCGCCAAGAAGGCCGGCACCCCCATCGCGCTCAAGGTCAGCATCCCGATCCAATTTAGCATCAGCGACGACTGA
- a CDS encoding PAS domain-containing protein, with protein sequence MPVRDLKLSRIARNAAWSTCALGALGLIGGITDIEILQRLWPHGRPMSVNTAISLMVGGAALLLLQQQSKDTLRRIAGQVLAVLLVVAAGGATLGATLGIDLGQFGAALGVAFDSSSSNRLVVNAALPLCLAGLGLLALAHERRHWFGISNWLGLAVTSFAILSLGGEIAGPSEGPIAVASSLGLLLLGIAIVCARLTGEIVPVFSRINPLGYFSLVLLCIGLVVPLFMFILGSWWLAPLGAETQDTGLLLNVGYSVVIFGVLTYALRRMDTIDQRRLDAETSRDLLTARLQQQAANLEVLVGERTQELQKTTERLDLALRAGSFGVWDWDLVNKRVYWDHHQCALYGYTPTEFDGTSGAWLARIHPEDREQVQEEIGRALAADEGFEDQFRIALPDGTERHIQTLGVLRRDGSGRVTRVVGIDRDVTEEHARARELASLNDRLSLAIKATGYGVWEMDLATRRMIWDDRMLEIYGIDRSAFSGAVQEWHDRVLPEDADQDDHAIAEAIAGHTPIYQSQFRIRRPDGTLRHIEALGIIQRGRDGSALRLVGLDRDITEAKELREELRISQERWQLALTGTNDGVWDWDLVSGLIYRDARFAGMIGYRTDELPARHVWLEIGHADDVAHAEQAMAEHLAGRTPIYQAEYRLRHKDGHWVWILGRGKVVARDAAGAPTRVVGTHTDITQRKELEERLRHGEEMSLQLSRLAHIGAWEWDLNTARLTWSPEMFRIHEVELGFEPTLEKTLSFYPPEARHTLTEAMENAVRAGSGFDLELPFINARGHKLWVRVLGRAQLKDGRATRLYGAFQDITGRRDAEEMRRQLEGQLFQAQKMETLGTLAGGIAHDFNNLLTGILGYQDLALDTLPENDPARNYLGAARDASLRARELIDQILTFSRQADSEKVPVNLVQVVEDARRFLRATVPATIRIEVDTAAPCGRVLADATQIHQVLLNLGSNSAHAMRATGGTMRLTLQQQDLDTETAGALNNLPPGPYARIDFADTGHGMDEETRKRIFDPFFTTKEVGQGTGLGLSVVHGIIQAHRGAITVESAPGKGATFTLFLPIAQQPTVESNAPMDLVPRGNGELIAVVDDEDIVRSFAQMALEKNGYRVASFDSPAQCLEVVRRNAADYSALLTDQTMPVMKGIELAAEIRTFAPQLPVVIMSGYFSRISPEKLAQIGHVALLSKPFTNEELARTMHRAITGEPTKG encoded by the coding sequence GTGCCTGTCCGCGACTTGAAGCTCAGCCGCATCGCCCGCAACGCCGCTTGGTCCACGTGCGCACTGGGCGCTCTGGGTCTGATCGGTGGTATCACCGACATCGAAATCCTGCAACGCCTCTGGCCGCACGGACGCCCGATGAGTGTGAACACCGCCATCAGCCTGATGGTCGGCGGCGCCGCTCTCCTGCTCCTGCAGCAACAATCCAAGGACACGCTGCGCCGCATCGCTGGGCAAGTGCTGGCGGTGCTCCTCGTCGTGGCGGCCGGCGGCGCGACGTTGGGCGCGACACTCGGGATCGACCTCGGCCAATTCGGCGCGGCGCTCGGCGTGGCCTTCGATTCGTCCTCGAGCAACCGCCTTGTCGTCAACGCCGCGCTCCCGCTCTGCCTCGCCGGCCTCGGTTTGCTGGCCTTGGCGCACGAACGCCGGCACTGGTTCGGCATCTCGAACTGGCTGGGGCTCGCGGTCACCAGCTTCGCCATCCTGTCGCTCGGCGGCGAGATCGCGGGGCCGTCGGAGGGCCCGATCGCGGTGGCCAGCTCGCTCGGACTGCTCCTGCTCGGCATCGCCATCGTCTGCGCGCGGCTGACCGGCGAGATTGTCCCGGTGTTCTCGCGGATCAATCCGCTCGGCTATTTTTCGCTCGTGCTGCTGTGCATCGGGCTCGTGGTGCCGCTGTTCATGTTCATCCTGGGTTCGTGGTGGCTCGCCCCGCTGGGAGCAGAGACGCAGGATACCGGATTGCTCCTGAACGTGGGCTACAGCGTGGTCATTTTCGGCGTGCTCACCTACGCGCTGCGACGGATGGACACGATCGATCAGCGCCGCCTCGATGCGGAGACCTCGCGCGACTTGCTGACCGCCCGCCTGCAACAGCAAGCCGCTAACCTCGAGGTCCTCGTCGGCGAGCGCACGCAGGAACTCCAGAAGACCACCGAACGCCTCGATCTCGCGCTGCGCGCCGGCAGCTTCGGCGTGTGGGACTGGGACCTCGTCAACAAACGCGTCTACTGGGACCACCACCAGTGCGCGCTCTACGGTTACACGCCCACGGAATTCGACGGCACGTCCGGTGCGTGGCTCGCCCGCATTCACCCGGAGGATCGGGAGCAGGTGCAGGAGGAAATCGGCCGCGCGCTCGCCGCCGACGAGGGATTTGAAGATCAGTTCCGCATCGCGCTGCCCGACGGCACCGAGCGCCACATTCAGACGCTCGGCGTGCTCCGCCGCGATGGCAGCGGTCGCGTGACTCGCGTCGTCGGCATCGATCGCGACGTGACCGAGGAACACGCTCGCGCCCGCGAACTCGCCTCGCTGAACGACCGGCTCAGCCTCGCCATCAAGGCCACGGGCTACGGCGTTTGGGAAATGGACCTCGCGACGCGCCGGATGATCTGGGACGACCGCATGCTCGAGATCTACGGCATCGATCGCAGCGCGTTCAGCGGCGCCGTCCAGGAATGGCACGACCGGGTGCTGCCCGAAGACGCCGATCAGGACGACCACGCCATCGCCGAAGCCATCGCCGGCCACACGCCGATTTATCAGAGTCAGTTCCGCATTCGCCGCCCCGACGGCACGCTGCGCCACATCGAGGCGCTCGGCATCATCCAGCGTGGCCGCGACGGCTCGGCGCTGCGCCTCGTCGGCCTCGATCGCGACATTACCGAGGCCAAGGAACTCCGCGAGGAACTCCGCATCTCGCAAGAGCGCTGGCAACTCGCCCTCACGGGCACGAACGACGGCGTGTGGGATTGGGACTTGGTGAGCGGCCTGATTTATCGCGACGCTCGATTCGCCGGCATGATTGGCTACCGCACCGACGAGCTGCCGGCGCGCCACGTTTGGCTCGAAATCGGCCACGCCGACGATGTCGCGCACGCCGAACAGGCCATGGCCGAGCACCTCGCCGGCCGCACCCCGATCTACCAAGCCGAGTATCGGCTCCGCCACAAGGACGGTCACTGGGTTTGGATCCTCGGCCGCGGCAAAGTCGTCGCCCGCGACGCGGCCGGCGCCCCCACCCGCGTCGTCGGCACGCACACGGACATCACGCAGCGCAAGGAACTCGAGGAGCGCCTGCGCCACGGCGAAGAAATGTCCCTGCAACTCTCGCGCCTCGCGCACATCGGCGCGTGGGAATGGGACCTCAACACCGCGCGCCTCACGTGGTCGCCCGAGATGTTCCGCATCCACGAAGTCGAGCTCGGCTTCGAGCCCACGCTCGAGAAGACCCTCTCGTTCTACCCGCCCGAAGCCCGCCACACCCTCACCGAGGCGATGGAGAACGCCGTCCGCGCCGGCAGCGGCTTCGACCTCGAGCTGCCATTCATCAATGCCCGCGGCCACAAGCTCTGGGTGCGCGTCCTCGGTCGCGCGCAGCTGAAGGACGGCCGCGCCACGCGCCTCTACGGCGCGTTTCAGGACATCACCGGTCGTCGCGACGCCGAGGAGATGCGCCGCCAGCTCGAGGGCCAGCTATTCCAGGCCCAGAAGATGGAAACGCTCGGCACGCTCGCCGGCGGCATCGCCCACGACTTCAACAATCTCCTTACCGGCATCCTCGGTTACCAGGACCTCGCACTCGACACGCTGCCCGAGAACGACCCGGCCCGCAACTACCTCGGCGCCGCCCGCGACGCCTCGCTGCGCGCGCGCGAGTTGATCGACCAGATCCTCACCTTCAGCCGGCAGGCCGACAGCGAAAAGGTGCCCGTCAATCTCGTGCAAGTGGTCGAGGATGCCCGCCGCTTCCTCCGCGCCACCGTCCCCGCCACGATCCGCATCGAAGTCGACACCGCCGCCCCGTGCGGCCGCGTGCTCGCCGACGCGACGCAGATTCACCAAGTCCTCCTCAACCTCGGCTCGAACTCCGCCCACGCCATGCGCGCCACCGGCGGCACGATGCGCCTGACCCTGCAGCAACAGGATCTCGATACCGAGACCGCCGGGGCGCTCAACAACCTGCCGCCCGGTCCCTACGCCCGCATCGATTTCGCCGACACCGGCCACGGCATGGACGAGGAGACGCGCAAGCGCATCTTCGACCCGTTCTTCACCACCAAGGAAGTCGGCCAGGGCACCGGCCTCGGCCTCTCCGTCGTGCACGGCATCATCCAAGCCCACCGCGGCGCCATCACGGTCGAGAGCGCGCCCGGCAAAGGCGCGACCTTCACGCTTTTCCTGCCCATCGCGCAGCAGCCCACCGTCGAATCCAACGCGCCGATGGACCTCGTCCCGCGCGGCAACGGCGAACTCATCGCCGTCGTCGACGACGAGGACATCGTCCGCAGCTTCGCCCAGATGGCGCTCGAGAAAAACGGCTACCGCGTCGCGTCGTTCGACTCCCCGGCGCAATGCCTCGAAGTCGTTCGCCGCAACGCCGCCGACTACTCCGCGCTCCTCACCGACCAGACGATGCCCGTGATGAAAGGTATCGAACTCGCCGCCGAGATCCGCACCTTCGCGCCGCAACTGCCCGTGGTGATCATGTCCGGCTACTTCTCGCGCATCTCGCCCGAGAAACTCGCCCAGATCGGCCACGTCGCGCTGCTCTCGAAGCCCTTCACGAACGAGGAACTCGCCCGCACGATGCACCGCGCAATCACCGGCGAGCCCACCAAAGGCTGA
- a CDS encoding MCP four helix bundle domain-containing protein produces MKQWTIGKRIAVLAALLCSLTLIITAWSVLGMRSIQTQGQAVSGKNLPGVIQTSTMNYLPMINMVRLYRLLDNIDPSERKAIEDATLEDTKKFRAADKIYAATLQTDAERREYEALGRVHEKYLGLREKYLSLVQNDREQARKILTIDMVAALNEFSTATLTILGENAHAGEVGGQQLVDTVRSTSISLIVAGSLSVLLGIGFSWFIARQTNAALGTVSTSLNLAAGHVGTAAGQVSAASQSLAEGANTQAASLEETSASLEEISGQTKRNAENAENARTLSDDTLRSTEQGSQQMQEMVAAMADIRTASDNIAKIIKAIDEIAFQTNILALNAAVEAARAGEAGAGFAVVADEVRNLAQRAAQAARETAEKIDDSIAKSARGVEISGRVADGLREITEKTRKVNTLVVEIASASKEQRQGLGQVNAAVSQMDKITQSNAAHAEETAAASVDLKSQSTAMLESVLSLNSLVGGGSGNAAIDAAQKAHVPASTARTMKRLATEKKLASSPAKHAEPAMVAGDASDSFFRNS; encoded by the coding sequence ATGAAACAATGGACCATCGGCAAACGCATTGCCGTTCTCGCCGCGCTGCTTTGCAGCCTCACCCTCATCATCACCGCATGGAGCGTGCTCGGCATGCGCTCCATCCAAACGCAAGGGCAAGCCGTCAGCGGCAAGAACCTGCCCGGCGTCATCCAGACGAGCACGATGAACTACCTGCCCATGATCAACATGGTCCGGCTCTATCGCCTTCTCGACAACATCGACCCCAGCGAACGCAAGGCGATCGAAGACGCCACACTGGAGGACACCAAGAAATTCCGCGCCGCCGACAAGATCTACGCCGCGACGCTCCAGACCGACGCCGAACGCCGCGAATACGAGGCGCTCGGCCGCGTGCATGAAAAATACCTCGGACTCCGCGAAAAATACCTCTCGCTCGTGCAAAACGACCGCGAGCAGGCGCGCAAGATTCTGACCATCGACATGGTCGCCGCGTTGAACGAGTTCTCCACCGCGACGCTCACCATCCTCGGTGAAAACGCCCACGCCGGCGAAGTCGGCGGCCAGCAACTCGTCGACACCGTGCGGAGCACGTCGATTTCCCTGATCGTTGCCGGATCCTTGAGCGTGCTGCTCGGCATCGGTTTTTCATGGTTCATCGCCCGCCAAACCAACGCCGCGCTCGGCACCGTCTCCACCTCGCTCAACCTCGCGGCCGGCCACGTCGGCACCGCGGCGGGCCAAGTCTCCGCCGCCAGCCAATCCTTGGCGGAAGGTGCCAACACCCAAGCCGCCTCGCTCGAGGAGACCTCGGCGTCACTCGAAGAGATTTCCGGCCAGACCAAGCGCAACGCCGAGAACGCCGAGAACGCCCGCACCCTTTCCGACGACACTTTGCGCTCCACCGAACAAGGCTCCCAGCAAATGCAGGAGATGGTCGCCGCTATGGCGGACATTCGCACCGCATCGGACAACATCGCGAAAATCATCAAGGCGATCGATGAAATCGCCTTCCAGACCAATATCCTCGCGCTGAATGCAGCGGTTGAAGCTGCGCGAGCCGGCGAGGCCGGTGCCGGATTCGCCGTCGTCGCCGACGAGGTGCGCAACCTCGCTCAACGCGCCGCGCAAGCAGCCCGCGAAACCGCCGAGAAAATCGACGACTCGATCGCCAAGAGCGCGCGCGGCGTCGAGATTTCCGGTCGGGTCGCCGATGGACTCCGCGAAATCACGGAGAAAACCCGCAAGGTCAACACGCTCGTCGTCGAGATTGCCTCGGCGTCCAAGGAGCAGCGCCAGGGACTGGGGCAAGTGAACGCGGCCGTCTCCCAGATGGACAAGATCACCCAGAGCAACGCGGCGCACGCCGAGGAAACCGCCGCCGCGTCGGTGGACCTCAAGTCGCAATCGACCGCCATGCTCGAAAGCGTCCTGTCGTTGAACAGTCTTGTCGGTGGGGGCAGCGGAAATGCCGCTATCGACGCAGCCCAGAAGGCCCACGTTCCAGCTTCCACCGCTCGAACAATGAAGCGGTTGGCCACCGAGAAGAAACTCGCCTCCTCCCCTGCAAAACACGCAGAGCCAGCAATGGTTGCTGGCGACGCGAGCGATAGCTTCTTCCGAAATTCGTGA